CAACCGAATGTGCGCGGTTCCCAGCAGAGAGTTGTATTGGGGATCCTCTTGGCCGAGTGCTTCCTTATCGACGAGGACTGCGAGGGCTTGGGTCACCTGATCTCGCGAAAGGAGTACGCCGGCCAGGAGTTTACGCGCCGGGAGGTTATTGGGCACCTTGTCCACATAGATCTGGAGGTGTTCTTGGGCCTGTTCGAGCTGACCCAGGGCGAACTTGGTGCTGCCGAGCAGCAGCAGCGTAGGCGCATGGTTCGGATCCACCTGAAGGACCCTCAGCAAGCTTTTCTCCGCCGCCGCGTAGTCATTACGAGCATAGGCGAGGGCCCCGGACAGGTAATGGGTCTGAGGGTTATCGGGCGCTATGTCCTTAAGAGCAGCCACATGGGATTCGGCCTTATCCGGTGCATTGAGGGCCAGATAGCTACGGGCCAGTCCGATATGAGGGGCGACCTTATCGTTGCCTTTCGAGTTTTTCAGTGCCCGCTCCAGGACCCCCACCGCCTCATCAAGTTGCCGAGACGCGACCAGCAGTTCGCCCTTGAGCAAGAGTGCCTGCCGATGGGATGGCTCCAACTCGAGGGCGCGGTCCAGGTGAAGGTGGGTTTGGTCCATACGCTGGCGTTCCATGGCAAGGATGGCCAACCCCACTGACGCCCGAGCAGGCGCCACGTTGGCCTCCAATCCGCGTTCAAATGCCTGTTGTGCGGCATCGGGACGGTCAAGGCCGAGGAACGCGAAGCCTTCGTCGGTGGTTGCCTCGATGCGCCGCTCCGCCGGTAGCAGTTCGATGGCTTCCAGGGCCTCGTCGAAGCGGCCGAGGCGTACCGACACCTCGATGAGATTGAGCACCATGGCGGGTGCCCGCTCGCCGAGTTCTACCGCCCGGCTCAGTTCCTTGCGGGCCCCGGCCAGATCGCCGGCCTCGTAATAGGCCTTGCCCAGCAGGCGCCGGGTGGCTACGGCGTCAGGGGCCTCCTGGAGGGCGTTCTTCAGCTCGATGATGGCGGCATTGACCTCGCCCTGGTCCAGGTGGGCCTGGGCCTTGGCCCGCGCCTCCTCTGGGCTCAGGCCGCCACCGCAGGCGGCGATGATCAGCGCCGTCAGGCCGGCCGCCGGGAGGCGGAGGATCGTGAGGGATTTCATAGGGGTCATCCTTCCGTAGCGTTCAGTTGGGTTCCAGGGTGGCCGCGGCCAGCTTGCGCTCCCAGGCCAGTGAGGTGCGGACGATGGTATCGAGATCATCGAAGCGGGGCGTCCAGCCCAGGCGCTCCCTGATCCGTGAGGCGTCGGCTACCAGGGCCGGGGGGTCGCCGGCGCGGCGCGGTTCTTCGCGCACATCGATGGGGGCGCCGTTGGCACGGGCCACGGCGTCGAGCACCTCGCGCACCGAGAAGCCGTGGCCGTAGCCGCAGTTCAGGGTAACCGACTCGCCGCCATCGTGCAGATAGTCGAGGGCCTTCAGGTGGGCGTCGGCGAGGTCCTCCACGTGGATGTAGTCACGGATACCGGTGCCATCCGGGGTGGGATAGTCGGTGCCGAACACCGATACGCCGGCCCGCTTGCCCACGGCGGCCTCGCATGCCACCTTGATGAGCAGGGTGGCCTCGGGGGTGGACTGGCCGATGCGGCCCTCCGGATCCGAGCCCGCCACGTTGAAATAGCGCAGGGCCACGTGGGTCATGTCGCCGGCGGCGCACAGGTCCCGCAGCATGGCCTCGCTCATGAGCTTGGAGGCCCCATAGGGATTGATGGGCGCGAGGGGAGCATCCTCGGTGACGGGGACGGTCTCGGGGATGCCGTAGACCGCGGCGGTGGAGGAAAAGATGAAATACCTGACGCCGTGGCGCTGGCAGCACTCCAGCAGGTTGCGGGTGTTGCAGGTGTTATTGCCGTAGTACTTCAGGGGGTCGCTCACGGATTCCGGCACGATGGTGAACGCGGCGAAATGCATCACGGCCTCGATGTCGTGGTCCGCCAGCACCCTTGAGACCAGGGTGGCATCGCCGGTGTCACCCTCCACCAGTTCGCCGTATAGCACGGCCTGGCGGAAGCCCTTGCTCAGGTTGTCCAGCACCACCACCCGGTGGCCGGCCTCTCCGAGTTGACGTACCACATGGCTGCCGATGTAGCCGGCGCCGCCCGTGACGAGGATATTCATTGATTGGGGTTCCCCCGGTCTGTTTCTGTAAAGGTGCGGTTGACCTGACTGGTTTTCGGAATATAGGTGCCCAACTTGAATGATGAGCGGGGGAGCGCCAGGCAAGGACGCCTACGAACGCTCCCGGGGCTGCCAGTCGCATGCGACCGGCTGGGGTGTCTGGTGGCCGAAGATGCGCTTGAAGGCGGGGGCGTCGAAGGCCTGCTGGGTGATCACCAGCCAGTGTTCGACCGTCTCATCGTAGAGGGTCAGCACCCGGGCGTCGTAACCGAGATCCGCGAAGCGCTCGAGCCGGCGTTCGACGGAGTCGGCCTGGCGGTATACCCCCAGGGACAACTGCCCCGCCAGTTCGCCGCTGGTCACCAGGGCGATGTCCTTGACCCCCTGGCCGCTAAGCCTGTCGCGCAGGGCCCGCGGGTTCGCGCCGCCCTCCAGGTAGACCTGGTAGGCGCGGGGCCGGCGCGACTCCCTGGAGTGGGTCTGATGAGCGATGTCCTGTTCCTCGAGCCAGACGGCGATGTTCCCCCGGGTGTTGGCGTCCATGGGCCCGAGGGCGAGGCAGGGTGTACCGCCGCCCGCCGCGGCTGCTGGTGCCTGGGGGGCCGCCTGGGGGGGGGCGGCCTCGACATCGCCGGCCACGGGTACCGGCGCCAGGCTGTCCGCCGGGCCCTCGGTGCCCGCTTCGGGACGGGCGAGCAACCCGCTCACCACGTCGTACTTGTCGCGAGCGCGCTGGTTCTTCCCCGGCAGGCGATAGGCTCGCTGGTAGGCCTGGGCGGCGAGTTTGGTATACACGTCGCCCAGGTTCTCGAAGGCGGTGTGATAGTCCGGCTGGAGTTCCGTGGCCCGCAGCAGGGCCTCCCGCGCCTTCTCCAGAGACCCCTTGGCGGCGTAGAGCACGGCCAGGTTGTTGTGGGGCTCGGAGAGATCGGGATAGTTCTCGGTGAGGTTGCTGAAGATGGCGATGGCGCGGTCGGTGTCACCCATCTGGGCATACACCACGCCGCGCAGGAAGCGGGCCTCGGAATTGTCTGGCTGTTGCCGTATCAGGGGCTCGAGGATGTCGATGGCGGTCTGGAAGCGGCCCCCGGCGATGGCCTCCTGGGCGGCATCCAGCTCGCCACTGGCGGCCCGCACATGGGCAGGGACGGCGCCGAGCACGCCGATGCCCAGCAACAGGACGAGGCGCAGCAATGGGGCCCGGAGCTGCCCGGTGAGCCGCTGCCGGCGCGAAGACAAAGCGAAGATCCCAAGCGTCATGAATGCCCGAAACGGTGGTCTATGGCACGAACGACGGAGTGTAACCCACCACCGGCACCGCTGTCCGGTGGCGCCGCGCCGGCCGCGGCCCTAAGATTGCGGCTTTCCACTGTGGCCCCTGACGCGGATGATACTCCTGACCGTGGGCAAGGTGGCGCTGGTGACTGCCATTGCCATCCCCATCCTCTACCTGCTCCATAGCCGCCTAGCCGGGCGCTGGCTGGCCATCGAGGCCTACCCCCTGCTGCTCTACATGAGTGGGGCCTTCCTGGTGATGGCCATCATGGAGGCATCCCTCGGCTACATGCACACCGAGGCCCTGGGCTGGCGCCTGTGGGAGTACCGCATCCTGCCCAATCATCACGGCTACGGCACCGACCTCGGTCCCATCACCTGGCCGTGGTACGGCTTTCACCTCTATCTGCTGGATCAGGTCCTCAGCGCCCGGCGCCTGCACGCCCAGGGGCCGGTGGTGCGTGGTGGCATGACCGGGGTGGACGGGCCGCTGCTGGAGATCTTGGGCAACGGCCTGTTCCTGCTCATCTTCGGCCAGTATGTCTTTTACTATTTCCCCGGGGACCTGGGGCATCTCACCTCCCTGCTGGTGATCCCCCATTACGCCCTGGCGGGCATGGTGCTGTATTTCATCATCCACGCGCTCAGGGACGCGCCCCGCAGCTGGTCGCTGCCGCCAGCGCTTTACTTCACGGGGGTGTGCTTCGTCGTGGTGGGGTAGGGGCGCGCGCCAATTTTGAATTATGAATTTTTAATTTTGAATTAACGAGCCGGCGCTGCTGTGCGCCGATTTTTTTAATTAATCGCGAGCGCAGCGAGCACCGCAATTCAAAATTGCTTTTTTAGGCTTCGAGGGCTGCTTCGGTGGCCGCCAGGGCCTCCCCGCGCCGGATGTCGGCACCCATGCTGCCGAGCACGGATTCCAAAGCGCTGGTGCACAGCAGCACGTTGGCGGGGCGGGCGCTGTGGCCCATGAGGCCGATGCGCCAGACCTTGCCGGCGAGGCTGCCGAGGCCGGCGCCGATCTCGAGGCCGAAGCGCTCCAGGAGCTGTTTGCGTACGGCGGCCTCGTCCACGCCGGCGGGCACCTTGACGGCGTTGAGCTGGGGCAGGCGGGCTGCCTCCGGCACCACGAACTCCAGGCCCATGGCCTCCAGGCCCGCCCGCAGGGCGAGGTGCATCCGGCGATGCCGGGCCCAGGCATTCTCCAGGCCTTCCTCCTGGACCATTACGAGGGCCTCGTGGAGGGCGTAGATGGCGTTCACCGGTGCCGTGTGATGGTAGGCGCGCTTGGCGCCGCTGCCCCAGTAGGCGGTGACCAGGTTGAGGTCCAGGAACCAGCTCTGCACCTTGGTCTTGCGGCTGGTGGCCTTTTCCATGGCGGCCGGGCTGAAGGTGACGGGTGAGATGCCGGGTACGCAGGACAGGCACTTCTGGGTGCCCGAGTAGACGGCGTCTAGTTCCCATTCCGCCACCTTGAGAGGGGTGCCGGTGAGGGAGGTCACGGTGTCCACGATGGTCAGGCAGCCGTGCTCCCGAGCGATGGCCGCCAGGGTCTCGGCGTCGGACTGGGCGCCGGTGGAGGTCTCGGCGTGGACGAAGGCCACTATCCTGGCATCGGGGTTGGCCCGCAGGGTGTCCCGTAGCTTGTCGGGGGTCACCGGCTGGCCCCAGTCGTCCTCCACCATCACCGCCTCGCCGCCGCAGCGCTCCACGTTTTCCAGCATGCGGCCACCGAACACGCCGTTGCGGCACACGATGACCTTGTCACCGGGTTCCACCAGGTTGACGAAGCAGGTCTCCATGCCGGCGGAGCCCGGTGCGGAGACGGGCATGGTGAGTTCGTACTGGGTCTGGAAGGCGTACTGCAGCAGGGCCTTGGTCTCGTCCATCATGGCCACGAAGGCCGGATCCAGATGGCCGATGGTGGGCCGTGACAGGGCCTCCAGGATACGTGGATGGACGTCCGAGGGGCCGGGGCCCATGAGGGTACGAATGGGGGGATTGAACGATGTGATAGCCATTGTTGAGTCTTTCTCTCAGGTATTAATTCCGTGCCAAGTATAGGGTCAGGCGGGATCCGGGGACAACCCGCCGTCTGTCAGAGCGCTCACCACGCCTCGTACATCCGCCCGGGGTTGAGGATCCCCGCCGGGTCGAAGGCGCGCTTGAGCCCCTCGTGGAGGCGGGCCACGCCCGGCTCCAGGGGATGAAAGACCTCGTCCCGGCTGCCCCGGGTACGCAGCAGGTGGGCGAAGCCGCCCGTTTCCGCCAGGCGCCGGCGGAGTTCGGCGCCGGGTAGTTCGGTGCGCAGCCAGCGCTGGCCGCCGCCCCAGTCCACCAGGGTCTGTCCGGGCAGCTCCAGAGGCGGGGTGGCGGGGCTCAAGGTGATGCGCCACAGGGGCGGCTCCGGGGCCTGGAAGAAGGACAGCTCGTGGTGGCGCAGCTGCTCCCAGAAGCCGTCTTCGTCCTCGTCTCCGCCGAGGCGCCGCCGCGCATCCGCCACGCCCCTCGTGGTGCCCGACAGGCGCACGCGCAACAGGCCTTCGTGGTGGGCCGCCGCCGACAGGGGCAGGGGCTGGCCGGCCCAGCGGTTCATGGTGTCGATGGCCTGATCCTCGGTCAACTCGAAGCCCAGGGTCTGCTCCGCCTCGGGTTTGGGCAGCACCTTGAAGGAGACGTCCAGCAGCAGGCCCAGGGTGCCCCAGGCCCCGGCCTGGAGCCGGAAGGCGTCGTAGCCCGCCACGTTCTTCATCACCTGGCCGCCGAAGTTCAGCACCTTGCCGGCACCATTGATCATGCGCACCCCCAGCAGAAAATCCCGCACCGCGCCGGCGTAGGGCCGCCGCGGTCCGGCGAGGCCGCAGGCCACCGCGCCCCCCACGGTGCCGCCGGCATTGAAGCGGGGCGGCTCACAGGGCAGAAACTGACCGGCGGCCTCCAGGGTCTCCTCCAGTTCGGCCAGGGGGGTGCCGCTGCGCGCTCTGACCACCAGTTCCGTAGGATCGTAGCTGATGATGCCCCGGTGGCCGGCGGTGATCAGGACTTCCCCCGCGGCCTCCCGACCCATGAAGGCCTTGCTGCCCGTGCCCCGGATCTCCACCGGGCTCGCGGTATGGAAGCGGCTTTCGATGGCCTCCTGGAGGATGGTGGTGAGGTCTTCGTCGGGGCTCATGGGTGCTGCGCGGGCGGGTTCATGGACGGGGGTAGTGTGGGCGATCCATGCCGTGAAGGACACCCGGTGGGGCAGTGCCGGGCGTCAGACGTAGAGATCGATGGCGGTGGACTGCCGCAGTTCCTGGACGTAGCCGGCCCGTTTTTGCACCTCGTAAGTCTGCACCGCCCGCTGGCCATCCACTTCGCCACCGTTGGCGAAGGCGCTCCGCAAAAGGGGGCTGCCGGCCAGCACACTGTCGCGGTCGGCATCGGCGCCATTCCGGTCCGCGCGTCCCGCCGACAACAGCTCACCGACCAGTATCGTGTCATCGACAGTCTGTCCGGTGGGACGGAGCGTGGTGCGGGCCGCGTCTTCGGCCCGGGCCGTCGTGCCACGGCGGCGCGTCTCGGCGGCGGCGCCGAGGACATCGGCCGAGGGAAAGAGGCCCAGGGACGAGACCAGTGTGGCGGCAGCTTCCAAACCTTGGGTTCCCCCCGGGCGCTTGAACGGTTATTGAACCATGGGTACCCACGTCATTCCAGCCACTCATCATGGCAGGCCCCGCCGGCGCCCGGTCTCCGGCGACGGGGGGCTGGCGTGGGATGGTATATTGGCGGTCTACCAGGCGTTTCAGGACCTTTCCCCCACCGCGCCCCATGGCTTGTCGTCCGCGAGTTTTTTTCTCCCCATCCCGATCCCCGGGGATCCCCGCCCGGCCGTGGCGACGACTGCTCCTCGTCCTGGCTTTCGGCCTGCTGGGGGCCTGTGGTACCCAGGAGGATCCGGCCCTGCGCTTCGGCCTCGCCGCCGCCCCCGTGACCCTGGATCCGCGCTTCGCCACCGATGCCGTGTCCACCCGCCTCACCCGCCTGCTCTACCAGTCCCTGGTGGACTTCGATGCCAACCTCAGGCCGGTGGCGGGCCTGGCCGGCTGGGAGCGGCTTGGGCCCCTGCATTACCGCTTCACCCTGGTGCCCGGCGACCACCGTTTCCATGACGGCACTCCCCTCACGGCGCGGGATGTGAAGGCGACCTACGACAGCATCCTCGACCCTGCGTCCGCGTCGCCCCACCGCGGCGGCCTCGACATGATCGAGGCCATTACCCGGGTGGATGACCGGACCGTGGATTTTCATCTCAGCCGCCCCGATGCCCTGTTTCCCGGGCGCCTGGTGGTGGGCATCGTGCCCGCGGCGGCCATCGCCGCCGGGCGCTCGCTGCAGCGCGAGCCCCTGGGCAGCGGGCCCTTCGTGTTCGGGGCCTGGCCGGCGGAGGGGGACCTCCGGCTGCTGCGGCGGCGGGATGGTGCCGAGGTGCGCTTCCTCAAGCTGGCGGATCCCACGGTGCGGGTGCTCAAGCTTCTGCGGGGGGAACTCGACGTGCTCCAGAGCGACCTCCCCCCCGAGTTGGTGGCGTGGCTCTCCGCCCGGGATGAGCTTCAGGTGAGCCACGAGAAGGGCACCAATTTCAGCTATCTCGGGTTCAATATGGAGGATCCCCTCACGGGCCAGCGGGAGCTGCGGCGCGCCGTGGCCCACGGCGTGGACCGGCAGGCCATCATCAGCCACGTGATGGGTGGCGCGGCGCGGCCCGCCGGAGCGCTGCTACCGCCGGATCACTGGGCGGGTCGCGCCGATCTCAAGGGATACGACCATGATCCAGAGGCGGCCCGAAGGCTGATTGAAAGGGTGGCCGCCAGGGTCGGGAGCACCCCGCGCATCACCTACAAGACCTCCAGCAGCCCCTTTCGCGTGCGCCTGGCCACCGTCATCCAGCACCAGTTGAAGGCGGTGGGCCTCGACGTGGACGTGAACAGCTACGATTGGGGCACCTTCTACGGCGACGTCAAGGCGGGCCGCTTTCAGATGTACAGCCTGGCCTGGGTAGGCATCAAGATGCCGGACATCTTCCGTTACGTGTTCCACAGCGACTCGGTGCCGCCGCACGGAGCTAACCGCGGCCGTTACAGCAGTCCACGCGCCGATGCCCTAATGGAGGCCGCCGAGCAGGCGGCCACCCAGGCCGAGCAGGCGCGCCTGTATCGCGAACTCCAGCACCTGCTTTACGTGGAATTGCCCTACGTGCCCCTGTGGTACGAGGACCATGTGGTGGTGGCATCGAAACGCCTGTGGGGCTACCACGTGCCGCCGGACGGCAATTACGACAGCCTGGTGGAGGCCACGTGGTGAGCCTGCGGGTGCACCTGCCGGAGCAATGGCTGGAACTCGTCCACGCCGATGGCCAGGTGACCCGTTACCCCGTCTCCACCGCCGCCAATGGCCCCGGCGAGGAGGACGGCAGCGGCTGCACCCCGCGGGGCCGGCACTACGTGCGGGCCAAAGTGGGGGCAGGGCAGCCTCTCGGCGCCGTATTCGTGGGCCGCCGCCCCACCGGCGAGATCTACACTCCCGAGCTGGCCCGCGCCCACCCGGCGCGGGACTGGATCCTGACCCGCATCCTGTGGCTGCGCGGCCGCGAGCCCGGCCGCAACCGTCTGGGTACCGTGGATAGCTTTCGGCGCTACATCTACATCCACGGCACCCCCGACAGCGAGCCCATGGGCGAGCCCCGTTCCCACGGCTGCATCCGCATGCGCAACGCCGACGTGCTGGAACTCTTCGACCAGGTCCCCGTGGGTACCGAGGTGGAGATCATCGACTAGGCCCACCGGCCAGGCCCAGCGGTTGGGCGGCGCTTCGCAACTTGCCTCCACAAGCCCTAACCCGGCATAGCCGGAACCAAAATATCTCGGATCGCCTATCCTTATCCACAGCACCATCCAGGACAAGAGGGACAGGCCATGAATCCGTTCGTTGAACGTCACCAGAACAAGATCGCCGGTGTGCTCTCCTGTTTTGACCGGGTTGTCATCACCGGAACCCTTCCTGATATCGGTTATGCCGGCGCTATGGCGAGCTACCTCAGTTACCATAAGATCCGACTGTTCGACTACCCCCGGTGGGCAGAACCCCTGCGCGATGAGTTGCGCCACCATGCCGAGCAACTCGCCATCGAGGCCGGCATTGAGATCGAGTTCATCCGGCGCCACAAGGCCTTTCGCAAAGAAGACCGTATCAAGGCCATCATTGCGGAACGCGGCGGTCATCCCGGGCTGGTCCACATCTTCTCCGCCATGGAATCCTGCACCGCTTATCGCCCCTGGCATGACAAGAACACAGGCCATACCCTGCTCAAACCCACGTCAGGGAAATGCCTGCATTACTACTTCTACTTCATCGATGAGGCCTTTGGACTCTGTTACGTGCGGGTGCCCACCTGGGCGCCGTTCCGCCTGCAAGTCTACTTCAACGGCCATCACTGGCTGGCGCGCAGACTGGAAAAAGCCGGCATTCCCTTCGCGATGGCGGACAATGCCTTTCTGTCCATTGCCGATCCCGAGCAGGCTCAGACGCTTGCCGACCGGCTGGATGCCAAACAGCTTCACCGACGACTGAATCGATGGGCCAAACAGTTCTGCCCGGTAGCTCAGCGCTTTCGCTCCGGTTACCACTGGAGCTTGATGCAGGTGGAGTTCGCCACCGATGTCATCTTCCACCAGCAGGCCGAATTCCAGCCGCTCTACGAGTCCATCACCCGCACGGCGGTACAGGCCATTAAAGCCGACAATGTGGCCACCTTCCTTGGCCGTAAACTCGCCAGCACCTATCAAGGGGAGGTCGGTAACGATTTCAGCACCCGTATCCAGGGTACACGCATCCGCCACCAGATGGGGCCGGCCAGCATCAAACTCTACGATAAAGCCGGCATCATGGCGCGTGTGGAATGCACCACCAACGATGCCTCATTCTTCAAAATCCACCGCTGGGTGGA
The Gammaproteobacteria bacterium DNA segment above includes these coding regions:
- the galE gene encoding UDP-glucose 4-epimerase GalE; amino-acid sequence: MNILVTGGAGYIGSHVVRQLGEAGHRVVVLDNLSKGFRQAVLYGELVEGDTGDATLVSRVLADHDIEAVMHFAAFTIVPESVSDPLKYYGNNTCNTRNLLECCQRHGVRYFIFSSTAAVYGIPETVPVTEDAPLAPINPYGASKLMSEAMLRDLCAAGDMTHVALRYFNVAGSDPEGRIGQSTPEATLLIKVACEAAVGKRAGVSVFGTDYPTPDGTGIRDYIHVEDLADAHLKALDYLHDGGESVTLNCGYGHGFSVREVLDAVARANGAPIDVREEPRRAGDPPALVADASRIRERLGWTPRFDDLDTIVRTSLAWERKLAAATLEPN
- a CDS encoding tetratricopeptide repeat protein, which translates into the protein MTLGIFALSSRRQRLTGQLRAPLLRLVLLLGIGVLGAVPAHVRAASGELDAAQEAIAGGRFQTAIDILEPLIRQQPDNSEARFLRGVVYAQMGDTDRAIAIFSNLTENYPDLSEPHNNLAVLYAAKGSLEKAREALLRATELQPDYHTAFENLGDVYTKLAAQAYQRAYRLPGKNQRARDKYDVVSGLLARPEAGTEGPADSLAPVPVAGDVEAAPPQAAPQAPAAAAGGGTPCLALGPMDANTRGNIAVWLEEQDIAHQTHSRESRRPRAYQVYLEGGANPRALRDRLSGQGVKDIALVTSGELAGQLSLGVYRQADSVERRLERFADLGYDARVLTLYDETVEHWLVITQQAFDAPAFKRIFGHQTPQPVACDWQPRERS
- a CDS encoding alanine--glyoxylate aminotransferase family protein, with translation MAITSFNPPIRTLMGPGPSDVHPRILEALSRPTIGHLDPAFVAMMDETKALLQYAFQTQYELTMPVSAPGSAGMETCFVNLVEPGDKVIVCRNGVFGGRMLENVERCGGEAVMVEDDWGQPVTPDKLRDTLRANPDARIVAFVHAETSTGAQSDAETLAAIAREHGCLTIVDTVTSLTGTPLKVAEWELDAVYSGTQKCLSCVPGISPVTFSPAAMEKATSRKTKVQSWFLDLNLVTAYWGSGAKRAYHHTAPVNAIYALHEALVMVQEEGLENAWARHRRMHLALRAGLEAMGLEFVVPEAARLPQLNAVKVPAGVDEAAVRKQLLERFGLEIGAGLGSLAGKVWRIGLMGHSARPANVLLCTSALESVLGSMGADIRRGEALAATEAALEA
- the glcE gene encoding glycolate oxidase subunit GlcE translates to MSPDEDLTTILQEAIESRFHTASPVEIRGTGSKAFMGREAAGEVLITAGHRGIISYDPTELVVRARSGTPLAELEETLEAAGQFLPCEPPRFNAGGTVGGAVACGLAGPRRPYAGAVRDFLLGVRMINGAGKVLNFGGQVMKNVAGYDAFRLQAGAWGTLGLLLDVSFKVLPKPEAEQTLGFELTEDQAIDTMNRWAGQPLPLSAAAHHEGLLRVRLSGTTRGVADARRRLGGDEDEDGFWEQLRHHELSFFQAPEPPLWRITLSPATPPLELPGQTLVDWGGGQRWLRTELPGAELRRRLAETGGFAHLLRTRGSRDEVFHPLEPGVARLHEGLKRAFDPAGILNPGRMYEAW
- a CDS encoding ABC transporter substrate-binding protein, with translation MACRPRVFFSPSRSPGIPARPWRRLLLVLAFGLLGACGTQEDPALRFGLAAAPVTLDPRFATDAVSTRLTRLLYQSLVDFDANLRPVAGLAGWERLGPLHYRFTLVPGDHRFHDGTPLTARDVKATYDSILDPASASPHRGGLDMIEAITRVDDRTVDFHLSRPDALFPGRLVVGIVPAAAIAAGRSLQREPLGSGPFVFGAWPAEGDLRLLRRRDGAEVRFLKLADPTVRVLKLLRGELDVLQSDLPPELVAWLSARDELQVSHEKGTNFSYLGFNMEDPLTGQRELRRAVAHGVDRQAIISHVMGGAARPAGALLPPDHWAGRADLKGYDHDPEAARRLIERVAARVGSTPRITYKTSSSPFRVRLATVIQHQLKAVGLDVDVNSYDWGTFYGDVKAGRFQMYSLAWVGIKMPDIFRYVFHSDSVPPHGANRGRYSSPRADALMEAAEQAATQAEQARLYRELQHLLYVELPYVPLWYEDHVVVASKRLWGYHVPPDGNYDSLVEATW
- a CDS encoding L,D-transpeptidase, producing the protein MSLRVHLPEQWLELVHADGQVTRYPVSTAANGPGEEDGSGCTPRGRHYVRAKVGAGQPLGAVFVGRRPTGEIYTPELARAHPARDWILTRILWLRGREPGRNRLGTVDSFRRYIYIHGTPDSEPMGEPRSHGCIRMRNADVLELFDQVPVGTEVEIID
- a CDS encoding MarR family transcriptional regulator, whose translation is MNPFVERHQNKIAGVLSCFDRVVITGTLPDIGYAGAMASYLSYHKIRLFDYPRWAEPLRDELRHHAEQLAIEAGIEIEFIRRHKAFRKEDRIKAIIAERGGHPGLVHIFSAMESCTAYRPWHDKNTGHTLLKPTSGKCLHYYFYFIDEAFGLCYVRVPTWAPFRLQVYFNGHHWLARRLEKAGIPFAMADNAFLSIADPEQAQTLADRLDAKQLHRRLNRWAKQFCPVAQRFRSGYHWSLMQVEFATDVIFHQQAEFQPLYESITRTAVQAIKADNVATFLGRKLASTYQGEVGNDFSTRIQGTRIRHQMGPASIKLYDKAGIMARVECTTNDASFFKIHRWVEQRDGWQQWKLAPLRKNIYSLRDLRKLMNAANERYLAYMAAIDNPDAGLKDIDKMSSPARDQGRSFRGFNLFQKKDYHLFLAIGRGEWSISGFRAADLRASMPDLSPSQSSYLLKRLRTHGLIKKVGRRYKYYLTKFGRRVLAASLKMREYCVLPALCADRA